The Deltaproteobacteria bacterium genome includes a window with the following:
- a CDS encoding LysR family transcriptional regulator, translating into MKLDQLQYFVETARRQHIGQAARFLNISPSAISHSIAALEDEFGRTLFEKQGRQIKLTQHGKLLLDRAEFLLAEAGRLREELSSEISSMRGHYRLAATHTLCSEFLTPTWMGIQQAHPALTATLQTLRSGEVLARVGTGEIDMGICFSPQSGPHHEQEQLHQGKLVIAFSKRHPFLHERRIEDLEKYPYIAALAAQGIENCENHPAFQRLRMQPKIVNMYDSYDVAIKAMRHSQVWTLIPDFLAYSHRSEIETYIPRGWDADYKIVAVWPKYRIRTQALDLLISLVTKKVVTAASPHFK; encoded by the coding sequence ATGAAATTGGATCAGCTTCAATATTTCGTCGAAACAGCAAGGCGCCAACACATAGGACAGGCCGCGCGATTTCTGAATATATCCCCCAGTGCCATCAGCCACAGCATCGCAGCCCTTGAAGACGAGTTCGGTAGAACTCTCTTTGAAAAACAAGGCCGTCAAATTAAACTCACTCAACATGGAAAGCTCCTCTTAGACCGGGCGGAGTTTCTGCTGGCAGAAGCAGGGCGCCTTCGTGAAGAGTTATCTTCAGAAATTTCTTCCATGCGAGGGCATTACCGTCTTGCCGCAACTCATACCCTTTGTTCTGAATTCTTAACTCCGACATGGATGGGGATTCAACAAGCCCATCCGGCCTTAACTGCGACCCTTCAGACTCTCAGATCGGGCGAGGTTTTGGCCAGAGTGGGAACTGGAGAGATTGATATGGGGATTTGTTTTTCCCCCCAGTCAGGCCCTCACCACGAGCAAGAACAATTGCATCAAGGAAAGCTGGTCATAGCTTTCAGCAAAAGACATCCCTTTTTGCATGAGCGACGGATCGAGGATCTAGAAAAATATCCTTATATTGCGGCCTTGGCCGCACAAGGTATCGAGAATTGCGAAAATCATCCCGCTTTTCAAAGATTGCGGATGCAACCAAAAATCGTAAATATGTACGATAGTTATGATGTGGCTATCAAGGCCATGCGGCACAGTCAGGTTTGGACGCTGATTCCTGATTTTCTGGCTTACAGCCATCGCTCTGAAATAGAAACCTATATTCCCCGTGGTTGGGATGCCGATTATAAAATTGTTGCCGTCTGGCCTAAATACCGAATTCGTACCCAGGCCCTGGACCTTTTGATTTCATTGGTTACTAAAAAAGTAGTCACGGCAGCGTCACCTCATTTCAAATAA